One genomic region from Biomphalaria glabrata chromosome 7, xgBioGlab47.1, whole genome shotgun sequence encodes:
- the LOC106051759 gene encoding trithorax group protein osa-like isoform X2, whose protein sequence is MGDIVKSGYVKRFSKSFLNGGWNKSFLELHRDSTLNVYKKQGDSKCQGSIFMKDVCKYFAYGEFTAGMPDRPELPSGATYDCIMGIPQKPSSKAKIHWFLFSSTNELHEWMRAICSVLPPPPQKDNEPQHVQHQQQPAASAPPPPSAGPPLGFENLSLGAPPSYATPPSPQYRPPSSPHQPHYPQQQYYAPPPGAYAPPPQAYYQQPGYYPTPPQNAGYPQQQYYQQPAGGYQVPPQQSYVYQQPVVYQTKKKSFPGGNAGKLAAGLAGGALLGYGASRMLGGGWGLGRWGSWSSLSSFGSFGSCGSFGSFGSFD, encoded by the exons ATGGGAGATATTGTTAAAAGTGGATATGTTAAACGGTTCAGCA aGAGTTTTCTGAATGGTGGCTGGAACAAGTCTTTCTTAGAACTTCATAGAGACTCAACATTGAATGTCTATAAAAAACAAGGAGACTCCAAATGTCAGGGATCAATTTTCATGAAG GATGTGTGTAAATACTTTGCTTATGGGGAGTTCACTGCTGGAATGCCAGATAGGCCTGAGTTACCTTCAGGTGCGACATATGACTGCATTATGGGTATTCCCCAAAAGCCAAGCAGTAAAGCCAAAATACACTGGTTTTTATTTTCCAGTACCAATGAGCTCCA TGAGTGGATGAGAGCAATATGCAGTGTG CTACCACCACCACCACAGAAAGACAATGAGCCACAACATGTTCAGCATCAGCAACAGCCTGCTGCATCAGCACCCCCTCCTCCCAGTGCAGGCCCACCACTAGGGTTTGAGAACCTCTCAT TGGGTGCACCTCCATCATATGCCACCCCTCCTTCCCCCCAGTACAGACCTCCATCTTCACCGCACCAGCCTCACTACCCACAGCAGCAGTATTATGCACCCCCTCCTGGAGCCTACGCACCTCCTCCACAAG CTTATTACCAGCAGCCTGGATACTATCCTACCCCTCCGCAGAATGCtg GCTACCCACAACAACAATACTATCAACAACCTGCAG GTGGCTACCAAGTCCCACCCCAGCAATCTTACGTTTATCAGCAGCCTGTTGTTTaccagacaaaaaagaaaagttttccTGGTGGAAATGCTGGGAAATTAGCTGCAG GTCTAGCAGGTGGTGCCTTGTTGGGCTATGGAGCTTCCCGCATGCTAGGAGGAGGCTGGGGACTTGGCCGCTGGGGCAGTTGGAGTTCTCTCAGCTCCTTCGGTAGCTTTGGCAGTTGTGGAAGTTTTGGAAGCTTTGGCAGTTTTGACTAA
- the LOC106051759 gene encoding protein tfg-1-like isoform X1 encodes MGDIVKSGYVKRFSKSFLNGGWNKSFLELHRDSTLNVYKKQGDSKCQGSIFMKDVCKYFAYGEFTAGMPDRPELPSGATYDCIMGIPQKPSSKAKIHWFLFSSTNELHEWMRAICSVLPPPPQKDNEPQHVQHQQQPAASAPPPPSAGPPLGFENLSLGAPPSYATPPSPQYRPPSSPHQPHYPQQQYYAPPPGAYAPPPQAYYQQPGYYPTPPQNAGYPQQQYYQQPAVRQSYPGYYPAAPRYYGYPGGYQVPPQQSYVYQQPVVYQTKKKSFPGGNAGKLAAGLAGGALLGYGASRMLGGGWGLGRWGSWSSLSSFGSFGSCGSFGSFGSFD; translated from the exons ATGGGAGATATTGTTAAAAGTGGATATGTTAAACGGTTCAGCA aGAGTTTTCTGAATGGTGGCTGGAACAAGTCTTTCTTAGAACTTCATAGAGACTCAACATTGAATGTCTATAAAAAACAAGGAGACTCCAAATGTCAGGGATCAATTTTCATGAAG GATGTGTGTAAATACTTTGCTTATGGGGAGTTCACTGCTGGAATGCCAGATAGGCCTGAGTTACCTTCAGGTGCGACATATGACTGCATTATGGGTATTCCCCAAAAGCCAAGCAGTAAAGCCAAAATACACTGGTTTTTATTTTCCAGTACCAATGAGCTCCA TGAGTGGATGAGAGCAATATGCAGTGTG CTACCACCACCACCACAGAAAGACAATGAGCCACAACATGTTCAGCATCAGCAACAGCCTGCTGCATCAGCACCCCCTCCTCCCAGTGCAGGCCCACCACTAGGGTTTGAGAACCTCTCAT TGGGTGCACCTCCATCATATGCCACCCCTCCTTCCCCCCAGTACAGACCTCCATCTTCACCGCACCAGCCTCACTACCCACAGCAGCAGTATTATGCACCCCCTCCTGGAGCCTACGCACCTCCTCCACAAG CTTATTACCAGCAGCCTGGATACTATCCTACCCCTCCGCAGAATGCtg GCTACCCACAACAACAATACTATCAACAACCTGCAG TTCGTCAATCATATCCAGGCTATTACCCAGCAGCACCTCGGTATTACGGTTATCCAG GTGGCTACCAAGTCCCACCCCAGCAATCTTACGTTTATCAGCAGCCTGTTGTTTaccagacaaaaaagaaaagttttccTGGTGGAAATGCTGGGAAATTAGCTGCAG GTCTAGCAGGTGGTGCCTTGTTGGGCTATGGAGCTTCCCGCATGCTAGGAGGAGGCTGGGGACTTGGCCGCTGGGGCAGTTGGAGTTCTCTCAGCTCCTTCGGTAGCTTTGGCAGTTGTGGAAGTTTTGGAAGCTTTGGCAGTTTTGACTAA